DNA from Lagenorhynchus albirostris chromosome 3, mLagAlb1.1, whole genome shotgun sequence:
aaatggaaaattaTATCATTTGCAGCAAATATAAGGTAACAgtaaatagtaataatagctgATATTTACCAAGTCCTTGCTCCTTCCCAGTCATTGTGCTAAGTGCCTTGACTTGTTAAAATACTCACAACCCTATGAGGACAGTActgtcattttacagaggaggaaactgaggtactaACAGATTAGCAAATTTTCCTGTAGTTACACAATTAGTAAATGAAGGAGGCAGTCCAGCTTCAGACCCCAAGCTCCTCAGCATTGCTCTGTGCTGCCATGTTAACAAGAACAAAAGTATTCTATTCCCATGGTAGATGGTTGGTGAATtagcttcctagggctgctgtggtaacaaagtaccacaaactgggtggcttaaaacaacagaaacttattctctcacagttctgtaggccagaagtccaaagtcaagatGCTGGCAGGGTAGTGCTCCCTCCAAAACCTCTAGGAGAGGATCTTCCCTTGCCTCTTGCAGCTTCAGGTAGCCccggcattccttggtttgtggcagcatcaccccaatctctgcctccatcttcacatggctgtcttccctctgtgtgtctacctctgtgtctcttctcctcttcttgtaaggacagcagtcatgttggattagggcccaccctaatgacttcatcttaattacatctgcaagactatttccaaataaggtcacattcacataTATGAGGAATTAGGATTTCAGTAGCTCTTTTgtgggaaggggttgggggggcATAGTTCAACCTGTAACAGTGGCCCACCTATGGCTTTGAATTTGGGGCTGAAAAtttacaaatgctggagagctgTTCATGATCAGCAACAAGCTGAGACTTTCTCCTTTATGCCAGTCAGGACTGAAGGAGTCAGGACAAGGGAAGGACAATGCTCCTGCATTACAGTGATATTTAGGGCCCAGTCCAGGTgctaaatgattcactttgctgtacacctgaaactaacccaacattgtaaatcaactataatccaataaaagtttttaaaaataataaaaaaataaaataaactgtctTCTGCCCCATCATTGGTACTTTGGGAAAAGAGGCTTAGCTTAGCCATATAATAGTTCTTCCAGCTTCCCAGACATCTCTTGTGAAAGGGGAAGATGGGGGAAAATGCAGCCTTCCAAAACTCCAGGCAGGGTGACGGAGGGTAAAAAACTCACCTCTCGAATCTGCCTAATATGGCTGGGCTGGGATAGCAAATTCAGACAAATAACAGAGTCTTCATCGGGGGTATGTGTAAAGAAAGGACAACAGTAAAGACAGTAGTGggaaatcatttattttcatactaTTTCAGTGAAACCTTAAGAACAATCTCTCTACTAAGAGGGATTTGAGAGAAGGGTGCGGGGAAGTGAGGAGGAGATTTCTTGCTCTGTCAGATAAGATTTTCATTAGTCGAAGGGGCCGCATAGATTTCGTAGAGTTGGGAGGTCCTCATCTTGAGTTCCCGGGCCACCTGGCAGATGGAAAAAGGCCAGCAGCAGTGCACTGCCAGCCAGTCCTCGCACAGCGTGCCCTAGGGGAGACCGGGTCTCTGTTCTGGCTCAATCGCACAGGCTCAGTTCCCTTTCCCAGGAACCTCCGCAGTATTACCTCATGGCCCATCCCACCCACTGCCCCCAAGATCCACCACCACCCTGAAGTCATCGCCCAGGGACACAACTCCACCGCGTTACCCAAGTGCCAAGCAGCTCGACTGCTAATCGATCCTTGCAATTCAGAGACCTGCCCTCAAGACTTCAAATCTGAAACCACTGTCTCACTGACAGAAAATTCTCTgccaacatatttttatttcctcttagaacttaatgtttataattactttatttacttttttggagTAATAAATGCACATGGTCCAAAATTCCCACAGTAAGAAGGAATAGGAAGTAAAAAGTAAATTCCCCCCTTCTACAGCTCTCACCAACCTGTCAGGGGGCTACCGTTGTTGGTAGTTCTTATATACACTTCCAGATAAATTCTATGTCTAGgcaaatatatagatacatacagatatatacacattacattttacctacatatatatattctttttaagtaaACTGTTACATACTTATACACCTTACTCTtttgttcacttaaaaatatatcttaggGATCATTTCacatgaatatataaaaagatgcctttaactaatgagaacctactgtacagcagagggaactctactcagtgctctgtggtgacctaaatgggaaggaaatccaaaaaagaggggatacatgtatatgtgtggctgattgactttgctgtacagcagaaactgacacagcagtgtaaagcaactatactccaataaaaaaacaaataaaataaaaagatgcctTTTTATCTGTCCACATCTTAGTAGGTATGACATGTCTGTCCTCAGTCTCTCATTGTACCTCAGTCTCAGCTGCACTGGAAATTGGCTCTTTGAAGGGTCCCCAGGGAACCCCCAAAGTGAATTCTGTATATGCTGATGGGCTACATTTTAAGTGAGATTATCCCAAGTGTATCCTCCAAATTTGGTGCACTTCTACCTATCATCTTCTCTGGATGTaataagagacagagaaacagaagtgGTCAACGATCTACATTATAATAGGTCCCCCTTGGAAATACCCTTCACAATGTGGCATTTTCGTTAATATATATCCTAGTaacaaatgaaatcagaaatttcttccctttcctttctcaaaGTATTCCACTAAGTGTGGTGTTTTTAAGCATCCTCACCCacacctcatttttttaaaaaaatcacaggttTGAAAGGCATCCAGGTTCTCATACAGATCCAGCTTCACATATATATCCAAACACACTTACCCGTATTCTATGTCTCTCTCTGGTGCCAATTCTTAGTGCAAAGGTGGACCCAGGTAACAATGGCCAACAAAAACACTCTCCATACTGCCTGGCGATGTCACACTCAAGACACATGGGACAAATGAGACCACAGAAACCTGTCAATAACCACATAAAAGCAAGCTCAGGTTCTCAGTTGTGCTTAGAGCAACTTCACATCACAAAGAGCATTTATAGCCCTATGCCATCAATTTAATACTGCATTGTCCCCCTGCAATCAGGGACTGAGAAGGAATAACCAATTTGCAAAACTCACTATATGAGAATTGCCATAACTGAGCCACACCAAAATTGTCTTCTTTTGTTAAACACTGGCAAAGCTGAATCTGCTACAATTCTGATAACGTTCACTACAGTAACTGTTTTTTCTGTCAAGAGAAAAGCATTAGATAATTTTTTATAGTTGAAACATAACTGTTGCTTCTCTTATGTTCATCTAtctaatttcaatatttaaaatagacacaGTATAGATACTTTTGAACAGCAGGCGTCTTCTATAAATGTGATTGAAAGCTCTTATATGGTACACTGATTCTGCCTGCTATTCTTATAAGGACTTTATTCTATTTCTCAGGCCAGAAGGTTTCTCTAATGTTTGCAGTTGCATGGAGCCACTGACATCTGCCAGTTTTAATCTGTAAACTAGTAGAGGCTTGGTTCCTTGAACATCAGCTGGAAACAGttggtcatttattcattcattcatctttaaCTACTGATATTGTTTCCTACACATCCTGCATGAACCATTAACACAGAGGTTCTCTTTTAAACACGTTTTGGGTCACGGAACCTTTTGAGAATATGGTGATAGCTATGAACTTGCTCCtgaaggggagagaaaaataCATGAACACAGACATGCAAAATTGTGCATTCAGTTTCATGGGGTTCAAGGATCCATTGAAAACTATCACTGGACCACAGGTTAAGAACCCCCAGTAAATGATTAAGATGCTATATCATTGCAAAAGATGACAACCTTGACGAATACAAATAATTTGAACTATGAAAGAGCAAAAAAACTAaccataacctttaaaaatgtattcaataaatgttattgaggcataatttataaacaagaaaatgcACAAATCATAAATGTTCAGTTGGATGAGTTCTGACAATCATATTCACCCACGTAACCAAACGTGTAGAACACTGCCATCACCCCAGGGAGTTCCCGTGTGCCCCTTCCCAGACAATCCCAGTCCTCCCACCTCCACTCCAGACATATCACTATTCTGATTTCTATTCCCATAGATAAGTTTTACCTCGATTTGGActtcgtataagtggaatcatgtttACTTTTGTATCTGACTTCTTTTGTTCAGCATCACGTTtcttgagattcatctatgttgttatgtatatttgcagtttgttccttttattgttgagtagtattacCAATGTATAAATGTTCTACAAATTGTCCACTCTCCCACTGTTTATTCcgttttttgctattatgaataagcactatgaacattcatatacaagtctTTACGTggacaaatattttcatttcacttgggtgGATTCCTggaaatggaattgctaggtcatggGGTagatttatgtttaattttaccAGAAATTTACAAAGCGTTCTCCAAAGTATTTGTACCATTTTaccctcccaccagcaatgtatgagagtttgttgttccacatcctcaccaacatttgctattgtcaaccttttttattttatccattctaatgAGTGTGAAATGGTACTGTTCATAGCCTTCTAGTGCACCAGACACAAAGGCTCACATGCCATGTCACTAGCATACTAGAAGAATTCCTTGTCAAACACCTGTCTCTGTTgcctcatccctccctccctcttcaacAGTGAGGAGTGCAGAGTTCCACTCCCAAATTCAGTGACAAAGAAGCAGAAATCTAGGAATGCTGTTTTATCTTAGAACCTCCAAGGGATGTGCCTGGACTCTGGACTTCTCCAGTTTCATATAAGAGATGAGGTAGAACATGTGCATGGAGGGCATGAGgactggagtggggagggggacaagGAGCAGCCTATCTGAGAAACAGAACATCTATTTCGTCAAGAGTCTTAAGAAAATCACGAAATCATGTATTATAGGCATCACTTGGCCCAAAGCAAACACTAAATTCATCCTTGATTAAGTCTGGGATGTTCTgtcccacattttaaaaaaatcattactcCTAGCGAGATCAGCAGGTCCCACTCAGCACTGACAACTGGTATAAACAGGTCAGAGGACAGCAAATGGCCCATGAACGTGCAGTGAGTTCAGAGTGGTAATACTGTATGCAACCCTGAATTAGGGGACTTTGAAATCATGGCacataaaaatcaatcaaaactTATGCATGAATTACAAAATACTGTAGTGTATATCCCTGCagataaaaaattaatcaaaagttGCATAATTATAAAGCTAGCAAGCTAAGTGAGTAATAAATTGTCTTTACCTAATTGCCTGAGCTGCACCACTTTAACTGGCAGAGAGAAATGCCCACCATCCTCAATAAGCATATTGTAAAGAAGTTGTTTTGTGCACTGAAACTCCTGTACCTTATTTTTATGACTCATATAACATAtgctgttaattttatttttaagccttTCCATTTGTATATCCAGGTTATCTAAGTGTTCATTATGAGGGAGTACTAGATACTGAGGAAACACACCCAAAATTCAATTACCTTGGGACAGAAGTCAgacatgataaagaaaaaaaacactataaaagccaaagttttattatataatagataatatttataCAGATTTCACCATGTGCCAAGCCCTGCTAAAAGTACTTTGCATttagtaactcatttaattctcacaacaatcctataaaatttactattattaggcccattttacagatgagcaaactaacGCCCAGAGGACTTAAACAATTTGCCCAAGTTCATACATTTGTTAAGAAGGGGCAGAAGTCACGTTTGAACTCAAGtagtctggctccaaagtcttAACTACTACACATACCACATATGCCCAAATGTTctcatgttttatgtatttaattagtAAACAATTGTGGACTTGTGTGTTCTAAGACAGTGCCCTCACTACCACTGTTTGGTATTTATTCCTGTGGAGAGTCTGAAATCATGCAACTTCTTTAGGAAAGATCCTTGGGTCAGGTGTACCGAGATGGAGTGCTGTGGGATAAACACTGTGCTCAACAAGAGATGCACAAGGGTAGGATGATGGAATCCTTTGCCTTCAGGGGGCTCTAGGAGGAAATTTCGCTAAATAAATCACAGATCAAGGATAAGTATCCAGAACATACAAAGAATTCCTGAAAATCAATATATCAAGGattaaacagaagaagaaaatgaacacaagACATGAACAGTTAAAGAACAAATACAAATGaccaagaaaaacatgaaaagctgctcaatgtcGTTAGTAATCAGGCAATTGCATATACTAAGACGATCAGAAACCATTTATTACCTATAAGAATGCCAAATTTTTCtaaggtgttttttatttttgaattttgttttatttattttttaatacagcaggttcttattagtcatcaattttatatacatcagtgtatacatgtcaatcccaatcgcccaattcatcccaccaccaccaccaccccccgccgctAACCCGCCTCGGTgtccgtaagtttgttctctacatctgtgtctcaatttctgccctgcaaacccaatcatctgtacaatttttctaggttccacatatatgtgttaatatacgatatttgtttttctctttctgacttacttcactctgtatgacagtctctagatccatccacatctcaacaaatgacccaatttcgttcctttttatggttgagtaatattccgttgtatatatgtaccacatcttctttatccatttgtctgtcgatgggcatttaggttgcttccatgacctggctattgtaaatagtgctgcaatgaacattggggtgcatgtatctctttgaattatggttttctttgggtatatgcccagtagtgggattgctggatcatatggtaactctatttttagttttttaaggaacctccatactgttctccatagtggttgtatcaatttacattcccaccaacagtgcaagagggttcccttttctccacaccctatccagcatttgttgtttgtagattttctgatgatgcccattctaaccagtgtgaggtgatacctccttgcagttttgatttgcatttctctaatcattggtgatgttgagcagcttttcatgtgcttcttggccatctgtatgtcttctttggagaaatgtctatttaggtcttctgcccatttttggattgggttctttttgttttttcctgcggtatcgggcctctcactgttatggcctctcccgttgcggagcacaggctccggacacacagactcagcggccattgctcacgggcccagacgctccgtggcatgtgggatcttcccggactggggcacgaacccgtgtcccctgcatcagcaggcagactcgcaaccactgcgccaccagggaagcctgggttgtttttttaatattgagctgtgtgagctgcttataaattttggagattaatcctttgtccattgattcatttgcaaatattttctcccattctgagggttgtcttttcgtcttgtttatggtttcctttgctctgcaaaagctttgaagtttcattaggtcccatttgtttatttttgtttttatttccattactctaggagatggatcaaaaaagatcttgctgtgatttatgtcaaagagcgttcttcctatgttttcctctaagagttttatagtgtccagccttacatttaggtctctaatccactttgaatttatttttgtgtatggtgttagggagagttctaatttcattcttttacatgtagctgtccagttttcccagcaccacttattgaagagattgtcttttctccattttatatcctggcctcctttgtcatagattagttgaccacaggtgcatgggtttatctctgggctttctatcttgttccgttgatctttgtttctgtttttgtaccagtaccatattgtcttgattactgtagctttgtaatatggtctgaagtcagggagtctgattcctccagctccgtttatttccctcaagactgctttggctatttggggtcttttgtgtctccatacaaattttaagattttttgttttagttccgtaaaaaatgtcattggtaatttgatagggattgcattgaatctgtagattgctttgggtagtatagtccttttcacaatgttgattcttccaatccaagaacatggattacctctccatttgttggtatcatctttaatttctttcatcagtgtcttataatgttctgcatacagatctattgtctccctaggtaggtttattcctaggtattttattctttttattgcaatggtaaatgggagagtttccttaatttctctctcagatttttcatcattaatgtataggaatgcaagagatttacatgcattaattttgtatcctgcaactttaccaagttcattgattagctctagtagttttctggtggcatctttaggattctctatgtatagtatcaagtcacctgcaaacagtgacaattttactttttcttttccaatttgtattccttttatttctttttcttctctgattgctgtggctaggaatgccaaaactatgttgaataacagtggtgagagtggacatccttgtcttgttcctgaccttagaggaaatgctttcagtttttcaccattgagaatgatgtttgctgtgggtgtgtcatatatagcttttattatgttgaggtaggttcccgcTATGCCcacgttctggagagtttttatcataaatgggtgttaaactttgtcaaaagctttttctgcatctattgaaatgagcatatggtttttcttcttcagtttcttaatatggtgtatcacattgattgatttgcgcatattgaagaatccttgcatccctgggataaatcccacttgatcatggtgtatgatccttttaatgtgttgctggattctgtttgctagtatttggtgaggatttttgcatctatattcatcagtgatattggtctgtaattttctttttttgtagtatctttgtctggttttgatatcagggtgatggtggcctcatagaatgagtttgggagtgttccttcctctgcaattttttggaagagtttgagaaggatggatatcagctcttcgctaaatgtttga
Protein-coding regions in this window:
- the PLAC8L1 gene encoding PLAC8-like protein 1; this encodes MNWFGNYFSEFPEDISFLNTHSPLLLSLISSEDEQHFISSLRSHAPAQAVVKQPVRGASGRTTVTKIVQTGGDWSTGLFSVCRDRRICFCGLICPMCLECDIARQYGECFCWPLLPGSTFALRIGTRERHRIRGTLCEDWLAVHCCWPFSICQVARELKMRTSQLYEIYAAPSTNENLI